A stretch of Lathyrus oleraceus cultivar Zhongwan6 chromosome 6, CAAS_Psat_ZW6_1.0, whole genome shotgun sequence DNA encodes these proteins:
- the LOC127097928 gene encoding PHD finger protein ALFIN-LIKE 4 yields MDGHNLPYNPRTVDEVFRDFKGRRTALVKALSTDVDEFFRQCDPDKENLCLYGSPSEQWEVNLPAEEVPPEIPEPALGINFARDGMLEKDWLSLVAVHSDAWLMSVAFYFGARFGFDKADRKKLFDMINDLPTIFETITGVVKKQGKEKSSSVSNNSSTKSKANPEQGSEPQANFSKPMAIQMQAKENDEDDLGVDEEDEEDEEEQEETFCGACGESYTTNEFWICCDICEKWFHGKCVKITPARAEHIKQYKCPSCSHKRARPSGLI; encoded by the exons ATGGACGGACATAATCTTCCTTACAATCCCCGTACTGTCGATGAAGTCTTTCGGGATTTCAAAGGTCGCAGAACTGCATTAGTCAAAGCCCTCTCCACTG ATGTCGATGAGTTCTTCCGGCAGTGTGATCCCG ATAAGGAAAACCTCTGTCTTTATGGATCTCCCAGTGAGCAGTGGGAGGTGAATCTACCAGCTGAGGAAGTGCCGCCGGAGATTCCGGAGCCAGCATTGGGTATTAACTTTGCGAGAGATGGGATGCTAGAAAAGGATTGGCTGTCTTTGGTTGCTGTACACAGTGATGCTTGGTTAATGTCTGTGGCTTTTTATTTCGGTGCTAGGTTTGGATTTGATAAAGCGGATAG GAAGAAACTATTTGATATGATAAATGATCTTCCCACAATCTTTGAAACTATTACAGGGGTTGTCAAGAAACAAGGAAAGGAAAAGTCGTCATCGGTTTCTAATAATAGCAGTACCAAATCTAAAGCAAACCCTGAG CAAGGTTCTGAACCTCAGGcaaatttttcaaaaccaatGGCAATACAAATGCAAGCAAAGGAAAATGACGAGGATGATCTTGGCGTGGATGAGGAAGATGAGGAGGATGAGGAAGAGCAGGAAGAGACTTTTTGCGGGGCATGCGGAGAGAGCTATACAACAAACGAGTTCTGGATTTGCTGTGACATTTGTGAGAAGTGGTTTCATGGAAAATGTGTGAAGATTACTCCAGCAAGAGCTGAGCATATCAAACAGTATAAATGTCCATCTTGCAGCCACAAGAGAGCTCGCCCTAGTGGATTGATATAG